A single genomic interval of Gemmatimonas sp. harbors:
- the purD gene encoding phosphoribosylamine--glycine ligase encodes MKILLLGSGGREHALADALARENTTIDLVAGPGNPGLAQLARVVSVNASDPIEVAELAEREQVKLVVVGPEAPLAIGLVDHLQHIGVPVFGPTMGAAKVETSKADTKALMMDAGIPTARAETHKKSVDAKEAVRARFGVPVVIKASGLAAGKGVIICHTLKEADAAIERVLEDKAFGEAGSECLVEAFMTGEELSLFAVTDGVNVMPMIGAQDHKRLLDGDEGPNTGGMGAYTPVSFSTPGLVDDVTERIFLPTLHALRKRGTPFTGLLYAGLMLTEEGPKVVEFNCRFGDPETQAILPMLTSSLLDPMLTVAHGGRIGSLSPFTWRDGASVTTVVASQGYPDAPITGQHITLPSFSDDLRVYHAGTSLAADGSLRTSGGRVFAVTAMADTFADAQDASRDAASRIEFEGAIYRGDIGWREAARLA; translated from the coding sequence ATGAAGATCCTGCTCCTCGGCTCGGGCGGCCGTGAACACGCACTCGCTGACGCACTCGCGCGCGAGAATACCACCATCGATCTCGTGGCCGGTCCGGGGAATCCTGGGCTCGCTCAGTTGGCTCGTGTGGTCTCGGTGAATGCCTCCGACCCGATCGAGGTGGCGGAACTGGCCGAGCGCGAGCAGGTGAAGTTGGTGGTCGTCGGACCCGAGGCGCCGTTGGCGATCGGGCTGGTGGATCATCTGCAGCATATCGGCGTGCCCGTGTTCGGGCCCACGATGGGAGCGGCCAAGGTGGAGACGTCGAAGGCCGACACCAAGGCGTTGATGATGGACGCTGGCATTCCGACGGCGCGCGCCGAGACGCACAAGAAGTCGGTGGATGCGAAAGAGGCGGTGCGTGCCCGCTTCGGCGTGCCAGTGGTCATCAAGGCCAGCGGACTCGCCGCCGGAAAAGGCGTGATCATCTGTCACACGCTGAAGGAGGCCGACGCCGCCATCGAGCGCGTGCTCGAAGACAAAGCGTTCGGCGAGGCCGGTAGCGAGTGTTTGGTGGAAGCGTTCATGACCGGTGAAGAGTTGTCGCTGTTCGCGGTGACCGACGGCGTCAACGTGATGCCGATGATTGGCGCGCAAGATCACAAGCGCTTGCTCGACGGCGACGAAGGCCCGAACACGGGTGGCATGGGGGCGTACACGCCCGTGTCGTTCTCCACGCCCGGGCTCGTGGACGATGTCACCGAGCGGATCTTCCTGCCCACATTGCACGCCCTGCGCAAGCGCGGCACGCCGTTCACCGGGCTGCTCTACGCGGGATTGATGCTCACGGAAGAAGGCCCCAAGGTCGTGGAGTTCAATTGTCGGTTCGGCGATCCGGAAACGCAGGCGATCTTGCCGATGCTGACCAGCAGCCTGCTCGATCCGATGTTGACCGTGGCCCATGGTGGCCGCATCGGTAGCCTGTCGCCGTTTACGTGGCGTGACGGCGCCTCGGTCACCACGGTCGTCGCGTCGCAGGGCTATCCGGATGCACCGATCACCGGTCAGCACATCACGCTGCCGTCGTTCAGCGACGACTTGCGCGTGTATCACGCCGGCACGTCGCTCGCGGCCGATGGATCGCTGCGCACCAGTGGTGGGCGCGTGTTCGCCGTGACGGCGATGGCCGACACCTTCGCCGATGCCCAGGACGCGAGCCGCGACGCGGCGTCGCGCATCGAGTTCGAAGGTGCGATCTATCGCGGCGACATCGGCTGGCGGGAAGCGGCGCGACTTGCCTGA
- the mutM gene encoding bifunctional DNA-formamidopyrimidine glycosylase/DNA-(apurinic or apyrimidinic site) lyase: MPELPETETIARDLDAMVCGATIVGVDVLKADVLREADAAGFAETLSGLTIAHVWRRAKLIVLDMRPRSTAADVAEPPWRVVVQPRFTGGMVVDDGSLSEADRAYVAVTLRLHDGRALHYRDVRRLGTVALMSPERFTKYSSALGAEPLDPELGDAEFSGLVRESRQAIKVFLMDQKRLAGVGNIYANEALWLAGIDPSREARTLSEQERAALRSQLCAVLTASIAARGTSFRDYRDARGERGSFVEQLAAYGRAGEPCLACGRRLVGTHAIDGRSTVFCSHCQR, encoded by the coding sequence TTGCCTGAGCTTCCCGAAACGGAGACCATTGCGCGCGATCTCGACGCGATGGTGTGTGGCGCCACCATCGTCGGGGTCGACGTGCTCAAAGCCGACGTGCTTCGCGAGGCCGATGCGGCGGGCTTTGCCGAGACGCTGTCGGGACTCACTATTGCCCACGTGTGGCGCCGGGCGAAACTGATCGTGCTGGACATGCGGCCTCGCTCGACGGCCGCGGACGTCGCCGAGCCGCCGTGGCGAGTCGTGGTGCAGCCGCGCTTCACCGGCGGCATGGTGGTCGATGATGGCTCGCTGTCGGAGGCCGACCGGGCGTACGTGGCCGTCACGCTGCGCCTGCACGATGGCCGCGCCCTGCACTACCGCGATGTACGGCGGTTGGGCACGGTGGCGCTGATGTCACCCGAACGTTTCACGAAGTATTCGAGCGCATTAGGTGCCGAACCTCTTGACCCGGAGCTTGGCGACGCCGAGTTTTCGGGACTTGTTCGGGAGTCGCGCCAAGCCATCAAAGTGTTCCTGATGGACCAGAAGCGACTCGCCGGCGTCGGCAACATCTACGCGAACGAGGCTCTGTGGCTGGCCGGGATCGATCCGTCGCGCGAAGCGCGCACTCTCTCCGAGCAGGAACGCGCTGCGCTGCGGTCGCAGCTCTGTGCCGTGTTGACCGCCTCCATCGCGGCCCGCGGTACGAGCTTCCGCGACTACCGGGACGCGCGCGGTGAACGGGGATCTTTCGTCGAGCAGTTGGCAGCCTACGGTCGCGCCGGCGAGCCCTGTCTCGCCTGCGGCCGCCGTCTGGTCGGCACGCACGCGATCGACGGGCGCAGCACCGTCTTCTGCTCGCACTGCCAACGGTAG
- a CDS encoding GIY-YIG nuclease family protein, with amino-acid sequence MATQLDLSVGSPDADVQRLRAQVREQMRNEPGVYLMRGVHGEVLYVGKSTQVRTRLLSYFRLPWPEHRLAQLLRETSRIEWEPMPSEFAALLREVRLIRAHLPKYNIKAARPLDKWWVITVAGGPAPRLRLQRASAAARAKQAAQVIGPFASRRPLVEALRVLNDALGLRDCTDRVPMVLHDAVDLFDEVVHPSLTRTPGCHRYETRRCLGPCVGATTEYAYRAQLSRARAVLEGRDDSPHQQLVREMSAASAALSYERAGWLRDRLTALQELDAQLARVREAITKPSFVYAMPGRDGDDRLYLVRHGRVVAEARCREPESVTALQALEQRGVQAPTGAVVDQLDELLMIESWFRTRPNDAALTADTVVGALETLVRDRRDSDSLR; translated from the coding sequence TTGGCCACTCAACTCGACCTGTCGGTCGGCTCACCCGACGCCGACGTGCAGCGACTGCGAGCCCAGGTGCGCGAGCAGATGCGCAACGAGCCGGGCGTCTATCTCATGCGCGGCGTACACGGCGAAGTGCTCTATGTGGGCAAGAGTACGCAGGTCCGCACGCGACTGTTGTCGTACTTCCGACTACCTTGGCCCGAACACCGTCTCGCGCAGCTGCTGCGCGAGACGTCGCGCATCGAGTGGGAGCCGATGCCGAGTGAGTTCGCGGCGCTGCTGCGCGAAGTGCGACTCATTCGTGCGCACCTCCCAAAGTACAACATCAAGGCCGCGCGCCCGCTCGATAAATGGTGGGTAATCACCGTCGCCGGCGGCCCGGCACCGCGGCTACGCCTTCAGCGCGCGAGTGCGGCCGCCCGCGCCAAGCAGGCCGCACAGGTTATCGGTCCGTTCGCGTCACGTCGTCCGCTGGTGGAAGCGCTGCGGGTGCTCAACGACGCGCTGGGCCTGCGTGACTGCACCGACCGCGTGCCGATGGTACTGCATGACGCGGTCGACCTGTTCGACGAGGTGGTGCACCCGTCGCTCACGCGCACGCCCGGCTGCCATCGCTACGAAACGCGACGCTGTCTCGGGCCGTGCGTTGGGGCGACCACGGAGTACGCCTACCGCGCACAACTCTCTCGCGCGCGGGCCGTGCTGGAAGGTCGCGACGATTCGCCGCATCAGCAGCTCGTACGCGAGATGTCGGCCGCCAGCGCCGCGCTGAGCTACGAGCGTGCCGGCTGGCTGCGCGACCGGCTTACGGCGCTGCAGGAGCTCGATGCGCAGTTGGCGCGCGTGCGCGAGGCGATCACGAAGCCGAGCTTCGTGTACGCGATGCCGGGTCGCGATGGTGACGACCGATTGTATCTCGTGCGACACGGTCGCGTGGTGGCCGAGGCGCGCTGCCGCGAGCCGGAATCCGTGACGGCGCTCCAGGCGCTCGAGCAACGCGGCGTGCAGGCCCCCACCGGCGCCGTGGTCGACCAACTCGATGAGCTACTGATGATCGAGTCGTGGTTCCGCACCAGGCCGAACGACGCGGCGCTCACGGCCGACACCGTGGTGGGAGCATTGGAGACGTTGGTGCGAGATCGCCGCGACTCCGACTCACTCAGGTGA
- a CDS encoding metallophosphoesterase family protein yields MKEATIIGLISDTHGLVRPEVFAALDGVSRIFHAGDVGPPEVLIELATIAPIQAVWGNTDAPGRPDLVERIEETIDGVRIVVTHGHEIGSVNPPRLVSAYMNADVIVYGHTHVQLVTKAAKRIVVNPGAAGPRRFKLQPSVAKLYILNGKADVELIPLGIPEEVVVEDDGME; encoded by the coding sequence ATGAAGGAAGCCACGATCATCGGCCTGATTTCCGATACGCACGGACTGGTGCGCCCCGAGGTGTTCGCGGCGCTTGACGGCGTATCTCGCATTTTTCACGCGGGTGACGTGGGGCCGCCGGAAGTGCTGATCGAGCTCGCTACCATCGCGCCGATTCAGGCGGTGTGGGGCAACACCGACGCCCCTGGGCGACCGGATCTGGTGGAACGCATCGAGGAAACGATCGATGGCGTGCGCATCGTGGTCACACACGGACACGAAATCGGCAGTGTGAACCCGCCGCGACTGGTGAGTGCGTACATGAACGCCGATGTGATCGTGTACGGACATACGCACGTGCAGCTGGTCACCAAGGCCGCGAAGCGCATTGTCGTGAATCCTGGCGCGGCGGGTCCCCGGCGTTTCAAGCTGCAGCCCAGCGTGGCGAAGCTCTACATCCTGAACGGGAAGGCGGACGTGGAATTGATTCCGCTGGGGATTCCGGAAGAGGTCGTGGTTGAAGATGACGGCATGGAGTAG
- a CDS encoding flavin prenyltransferase UbiX — translation MMQGAARHPVVLAITGASGAPYAVRLLQELVTLQVPTWLIVSSHGFRLLATESDIPDLHSLRAHVGADAFDACVTVFDDNDRGAAPASGSARSSGMVVCPCSMGTVSAIAHGTSRSLVERAADVALKERRRLILVPRETPLSLIHLENLTQVTRAGATVIPAAPGFYHKPARIDDLVDFIVARVLDHLDVEHTLGKRWGGEIEHE, via the coding sequence ATGATGCAGGGAGCTGCTCGACATCCGGTGGTGTTGGCGATTACGGGCGCCTCGGGGGCACCGTACGCGGTGCGACTGTTGCAAGAGTTGGTCACGTTGCAGGTGCCCACCTGGTTGATCGTGTCGAGCCATGGATTTCGCCTGCTCGCCACGGAAAGCGATATCCCCGACCTGCACAGCTTGCGGGCGCACGTCGGGGCGGACGCCTTCGACGCCTGCGTCACGGTATTCGATGACAACGACCGCGGGGCCGCGCCGGCATCGGGTTCGGCGCGTTCGAGTGGCATGGTGGTGTGTCCGTGCAGCATGGGCACGGTGAGTGCGATCGCTCACGGCACGTCGCGCTCACTGGTTGAGCGGGCGGCCGACGTGGCGCTGAAAGAGCGGCGTAGGCTGATTTTGGTTCCACGGGAAACGCCGCTGTCGCTCATTCACCTCGAGAATCTCACGCAGGTCACGCGGGCCGGGGCCACCGTAATTCCGGCGGCGCCAGGCTTTTATCACAAGCCGGCCCGCATCGACGATCTGGTGGATTTCATCGTGGCGCGGGTGCTCGATCATCTCGACGTGGAGCACACGCTGGGTAAGCGCTGGGGCGGAGAGATCGAGCACGAATGA
- a CDS encoding UbiA-like polyprenyltransferase, whose translation MSSVVPPKGARDGQLMTGESLLVRLANFVKLPHTVFAMPFALVGVLCASVVAPVTVAMVGWVLLAFTAARFAGMGFNRIVDRDVDAINPRTAKRELPAGTLSLAQAKGAVAVASAVFVIAAWQLNPLCLALSPVALLWVLGYSYTKRFTRYSHLWLGLGLSMAPVGGYLAVTGAWSDPWWFLCVLALAIVCWSGGFDMLYALQDAEFDRTNGLHSMPSAIGVPNAILFSRTLHVIAVSCLAVVVSTHPLGIGVPAVQMVLWGGVAFVAAMLVWEHRMVKADDLTKLDAAFFTMNGIISLGFLTAFAAARFLASGSGA comes from the coding sequence GTGAGCAGCGTCGTGCCGCCGAAGGGTGCCCGCGACGGTCAACTCATGACCGGCGAGTCGCTGCTGGTGCGCCTGGCCAACTTCGTGAAGCTGCCGCACACGGTCTTCGCGATGCCGTTTGCGTTGGTCGGAGTGTTGTGCGCAAGCGTGGTGGCACCGGTCACGGTGGCGATGGTGGGTTGGGTATTGCTGGCCTTCACGGCGGCGCGCTTTGCCGGAATGGGGTTCAACCGCATCGTCGATCGCGATGTCGATGCGATCAATCCGCGCACGGCCAAGCGCGAGTTGCCGGCCGGCACGCTGTCGTTGGCGCAGGCCAAAGGGGCAGTGGCTGTCGCCAGTGCGGTGTTCGTGATTGCGGCGTGGCAGTTGAATCCGTTGTGCCTCGCGCTGTCACCCGTCGCGTTGCTGTGGGTGCTCGGCTACAGCTATACCAAGCGTTTCACGCGGTACTCGCACCTGTGGCTTGGCCTTGGATTGTCGATGGCGCCGGTTGGCGGCTATTTGGCGGTGACCGGTGCGTGGAGCGACCCGTGGTGGTTCTTGTGCGTGCTCGCGTTGGCCATCGTGTGCTGGAGTGGCGGCTTCGACATGCTGTATGCGCTGCAGGACGCCGAGTTCGATCGCACCAACGGGTTGCACAGCATGCCTTCGGCCATCGGTGTGCCGAACGCCATTCTCTTTTCGCGTACACTGCACGTGATCGCGGTGAGCTGTCTGGCGGTCGTGGTCTCCACGCATCCGCTGGGCATCGGCGTGCCGGCGGTGCAGATGGTGTTGTGGGGCGGCGTGGCCTTTGTGGCGGCAATGCTGGTGTGGGAACATCGCATGGTGAAGGCCGATGATCTCACCAAGCTCGACGCGGCCTTCTTCACGATGAACGGTATCATCTCGCTGGGCTTTCTCACGGCGTTTGCGGCGGCTCGTTTCCTCGCTTCCGGATCCGGCGCATGA
- a CDS encoding menaquinone biosynthesis decarboxylase translates to MSLDTLSDFITAIDRAGELHRVTEPVKVHLEITEIADRVSKMPGGGKALLFEHPILRDGTRSQYPVAINLFGSMRRMALALGVNDLDAIGDRITALMDLKVPDGFLGKLSLLPRLLEVSKFPPRTKSGTPSCQEIVWQGDEIDLDRIPVLHCWPEDGGPFITMTAVISKDPVRGIRNVGMYRVQQLDKKSVAMHWQRHKTGAEHMRQMAERGEKMPVCIVVGADPASMFSASAPLPPNIDEFLFAGFLRRDPVKLTKAVSCDLEVPADAEFVIEGYIDPAEALVVEGPFGDHTGFYSEADLYPQVHVTAVTMRKHAVYSTTIVGRPPMEDFYLGHATERIFLPLLKLTTPEIVDYHMPAEGGFHNLVFVSIDKKYPGHADKVMHALWGQGLMSLAKVLVVVDKEVNVRNPVEAWWVALNNMDPQRDVRFTMGPVDVLDHASRAFTYGSKMGIDATRKWPEEGFTRAWPKVITMDAETQRAVDAKWSKLGLPPMAKP, encoded by the coding sequence ATGTCTCTCGATACGCTTTCCGATTTCATTACCGCCATCGATCGGGCCGGCGAACTGCACCGCGTCACCGAGCCGGTGAAAGTGCATCTCGAGATCACCGAGATTGCCGACCGTGTCTCCAAGATGCCCGGCGGCGGCAAGGCGCTGCTGTTCGAGCATCCGATTCTCCGCGACGGTACGCGTTCGCAGTATCCGGTGGCCATCAACTTGTTCGGCTCCATGCGCCGAATGGCCCTGGCGCTCGGCGTAAACGACCTCGACGCCATCGGCGATCGCATCACGGCGCTGATGGATCTCAAGGTGCCTGACGGCTTCCTCGGCAAGCTCTCATTGTTGCCTCGCCTACTCGAGGTGTCGAAGTTCCCGCCGCGCACCAAGAGCGGCACGCCGTCGTGTCAGGAGATCGTATGGCAGGGCGACGAGATCGATCTCGACAGGATCCCCGTCCTGCATTGCTGGCCCGAAGACGGCGGGCCGTTCATCACCATGACGGCGGTGATCAGCAAGGATCCGGTTCGTGGCATTCGCAACGTCGGTATGTACCGCGTGCAGCAGCTCGATAAAAAGTCGGTGGCAATGCACTGGCAGCGTCACAAGACGGGCGCTGAGCATATGCGACAGATGGCCGAGCGTGGCGAGAAGATGCCAGTGTGCATCGTCGTCGGTGCCGACCCGGCCAGCATGTTCTCGGCGAGCGCGCCGCTGCCGCCCAACATCGACGAGTTTCTCTTCGCCGGATTTCTGCGGCGCGATCCCGTGAAGCTCACGAAGGCCGTGTCGTGTGATCTCGAAGTGCCGGCCGACGCCGAGTTCGTGATCGAGGGCTATATCGATCCCGCAGAAGCACTGGTGGTTGAAGGGCCGTTCGGCGATCACACCGGCTTCTACTCCGAAGCCGATTTGTATCCCCAAGTGCACGTCACGGCGGTCACCATGCGCAAGCACGCGGTGTACTCCACGACGATCGTGGGACGTCCTCCAATGGAAGATTTCTATCTCGGCCACGCCACCGAGCGCATCTTCCTGCCGCTGCTCAAGCTCACCACGCCGGAGATTGTGGATTACCACATGCCTGCCGAGGGTGGCTTTCACAACCTCGTGTTCGTGAGCATCGACAAAAAGTATCCCGGGCACGCGGACAAGGTGATGCACGCCTTGTGGGGACAGGGACTGATGTCGCTGGCGAAAGTGCTGGTGGTGGTGGACAAGGAAGTAAACGTGCGCAACCCGGTGGAGGCGTGGTGGGTAGCGCTGAACAACATGGACCCGCAGCGCGACGTGCGCTTCACCATGGGGCCGGTGGATGTGCTCGATCACGCCAGCCGTGCGTTCACGTACGGCAGCAAGATGGGGATCGACGCCACGCGGAAGTGGCCGGAAGAAGGCTTCACCCGCGCGTGGCCCAAGGTGATCACCATGGACGCCGAGACCCAGCGGGCAGTCGATGCGAAGTGGTCGAAGCTCGGGCTGCCGCCGATGGCAAAGCCGTGA
- a CDS encoding ubiquinone/menaquinone biosynthesis methyltransferase, producing MPVVPPPNEATERAESTGRAEQAARGEGKREYVQQMFSDIAPRYDLLNHVLSMNIDKAWRRKALRALQWTQRPAGSYLDLCAGTLDVGAALVRQPGFSGFVAGADFAVPMLRHGNGKASREVLAPVGADALALPFATTSLDGAIVAFGIRNVADLDAGLREVHRVLKPGTRFVILEFSTPPLAIVRTFYHLYFHHVLPLVGRLVSGHGSAYTYLPMSVSHFPTEEALAGHMRRAGFTTVTWERLTFGIAAIHVGTA from the coding sequence ATGCCAGTCGTCCCGCCTCCGAACGAGGCCACCGAACGCGCTGAATCCACCGGCCGGGCCGAACAGGCCGCCCGTGGGGAAGGGAAGCGCGAGTACGTGCAGCAGATGTTTTCCGACATCGCGCCGCGCTATGACCTGCTCAATCACGTGCTGTCGATGAACATCGACAAAGCGTGGCGGCGCAAAGCCCTGCGCGCCCTGCAGTGGACCCAGCGACCGGCGGGGAGCTACCTCGACCTGTGCGCCGGTACCCTCGACGTGGGCGCCGCGCTGGTCAGGCAGCCGGGATTCTCCGGATTCGTAGCCGGTGCCGATTTCGCCGTGCCGATGCTGCGACATGGCAACGGCAAGGCCTCGCGTGAGGTACTCGCCCCAGTCGGCGCCGACGCGCTGGCACTGCCGTTCGCCACGACGTCCCTCGACGGGGCGATCGTGGCCTTCGGCATTCGGAACGTGGCCGACCTCGACGCCGGCCTGCGCGAAGTGCATCGCGTGCTCAAACCTGGCACCCGCTTCGTGATTCTCGAGTTCTCCACGCCGCCGCTGGCGATCGTGCGCACGTTTTATCACCTGTACTTCCATCACGTGCTGCCGCTGGTGGGGCGTCTCGTGAGCGGCCACGGCAGCGCGTACACGTATCTGCCCATGTCCGTCTCGCATTTCCCCACCGAAGAAGCGCTCGCCGGCCACATGCGCCGCGCGGGTTTCACCACGGTCACGTGGGAACGCCTCACCTTCGGCATCGCCGCGATTCACGTGGGGACCGCGTGA
- a CDS encoding sigma-70 family RNA polymerase sigma factor, producing the protein MQTLDELGTLPDADVVRLAQQGRELAFRELVRRYERPVFSLVFRMVRDRETAEDLAQDAFVKVLNHIDKYSPEFKFSSWLFKIANNVAIDHLRRRRLDTISMDGSPHASSASEVEATTLNLESEQESALDELEAKELGSAIEQAIAKLRPEYRACIMLRHVEGRSYEEIAATLDLPLGTVKTYIHRARHELRKALEGLRD; encoded by the coding sequence ATGCAGACTCTCGACGAGCTGGGAACTCTCCCCGATGCCGATGTCGTTCGCCTGGCGCAGCAAGGCCGTGAGCTTGCGTTCCGCGAGCTGGTGCGCCGCTACGAACGGCCGGTGTTTTCGCTCGTCTTCCGCATGGTCAGAGACCGGGAGACGGCTGAGGACCTCGCGCAGGATGCCTTCGTCAAAGTCCTGAACCACATCGACAAGTACAGTCCCGAGTTCAAATTCTCGAGCTGGCTGTTCAAGATCGCGAACAATGTGGCCATCGATCATCTCCGCCGGCGCCGGCTGGACACGATCAGCATGGACGGCTCCCCGCACGCCTCCTCGGCCAGCGAGGTCGAGGCCACGACCCTCAATCTCGAGAGCGAACAGGAGAGCGCCCTCGACGAGCTGGAGGCGAAGGAGCTGGGTTCGGCCATTGAGCAGGCCATCGCCAAGCTGCGCCCCGAGTATCGGGCGTGCATCATGCTGCGTCATGTGGAAGGCCGCTCCTACGAAGAGATCGCCGCCACGCTCGACCTGCCCTTGGGTACGGTGAAGACCTACATCCACCGGGCCCGACACGAGCTGCGGAAGGCGCTCGAGGGGCTGCGGGACTGA
- a CDS encoding type II toxin-antitoxin system VapC family toxin, giving the protein MIVPDVNLLVYAVHAESEQHATARAWLDKLLTGDEPVGFSWTVLTGFIRVSTNPRVVSSPARLDRATELVDLWLQQRIVSVVEPGPGHWSILRALLREAGRGGNLTTDAHLAALCIERGATLHSADGDFARFRGLRYENPLR; this is encoded by the coding sequence GTGATCGTTCCCGACGTCAACCTGCTGGTGTACGCCGTTCATGCTGAAAGCGAACAGCATGCGACGGCTCGAGCGTGGCTCGACAAGCTGCTCACGGGTGACGAGCCGGTCGGATTCTCTTGGACCGTGCTCACCGGATTCATTCGCGTGAGTACGAATCCGCGCGTGGTCTCGTCACCCGCGAGACTCGATCGCGCCACGGAATTGGTGGACCTGTGGCTTCAGCAGCGCATCGTGAGCGTGGTTGAGCCCGGACCCGGGCATTGGTCCATTCTGCGCGCCTTGCTGCGCGAAGCCGGCCGCGGCGGCAATCTCACCACCGACGCGCATCTCGCCGCCCTCTGCATCGAACGTGGTGCCACGCTGCACAGCGCCGATGGTGACTTCGCGCGCTTTCGCGGGCTGCGCTACGAAAACCCGCTGCGCTGA
- a CDS encoding SAM-dependent chlorinase/fluorinase, translating to MIAPAITLLTDFGTADGYVAEMKGVFTTLAPGIPLLDLTHDVPAQDVAFARLTVARYWRRFPVGTVHLVVVDPGVGTSREAIAVCSEGRYLVGPDNGVLSPALFALDARVVSLAIDAQASPTFHARDVFAPAAAQLARGMSLDMIGEPFTQPVRLRTPQPRRAHDGALHGEILTIDRFGNAITNLAARDGAAVQVGGHQVRVVRTYGEAAPGELVALVGSSGFVEIAVRDGHAAARLRLSRGQAVELAPVMR from the coding sequence ATGATCGCTCCCGCCATCACGCTGCTCACCGACTTCGGCACCGCCGACGGGTACGTCGCCGAAATGAAGGGCGTCTTCACCACGCTGGCGCCCGGCATTCCGTTGCTCGATCTCACGCATGATGTGCCGGCGCAGGATGTGGCGTTCGCCCGTCTCACGGTCGCGCGCTACTGGCGTCGCTTTCCGGTGGGCACCGTGCATCTCGTGGTGGTCGATCCCGGTGTCGGCACGTCGCGCGAGGCGATCGCCGTGTGCAGCGAAGGGCGCTATCTCGTGGGGCCCGATAACGGCGTGTTGTCGCCGGCGCTGTTCGCGCTCGATGCACGCGTGGTGTCGCTCGCGATCGATGCGCAGGCGTCGCCCACTTTCCACGCGCGTGATGTGTTCGCGCCCGCTGCTGCGCAGTTGGCCCGCGGCATGTCGCTCGACATGATCGGCGAGCCGTTCACGCAGCCCGTGCGACTGCGCACGCCGCAGCCACGCCGCGCCCATGACGGCGCCTTACACGGCGAGATCCTCACCATCGATCGCTTCGGCAACGCGATCACCAACCTGGCCGCCCGCGACGGCGCGGCCGTGCAGGTGGGCGGCCACCAGGTGCGCGTGGTGCGCACGTATGGTGAGGCAGCGCCCGGCGAACTGGTAGCGCTGGTGGGATCGAGCGGCTTCGTGGAGATCGCCGTGCGCGACGGGCACGCGGCCGCACGGCTGCGGCTGTCGCGCGGTCAGGCCGTGGAGCTGGCGCCGGTGATGCGTTGA